The following proteins are co-located in the Arctopsyche grandis isolate Sample6627 chromosome 3, ASM5162203v2, whole genome shotgun sequence genome:
- the LOC143909541 gene encoding vasotab-TY1-like, translating to MKTTFVFFFCIFLVSTYVTAETNCPLFCPLIYQPICGVSSTGETKTFSNNCDMDATNCREKSSFTKKTDGAC from the exons ATGAAGACAacatttgtattcttttttt GCATCTTTTTGGTATCGACTTACGTCACAGCTGAAACTAACTGTCCACTCTTCTGCCCATTGATTTATCAGCCAATATGTGGAGTCAGCTCTACAGGCGAAACAAAAACTTTCTCAAATAATTGTGACATGGATGCAACTAATTGTAGAGAGAAATCAA GCTTTACAAAGAAAACGGATGGCGCCTGCTAA
- the LOC143909750 gene encoding vasotab-TY1-like, translated as MKATFVLFFCILLVSTGVKAETDCPDVCPMNFQPLCGISSTGETRTFGNRCEMETYNCRQLLGIRRKTNLDFTKKSDGECE; from the exons ATGAAGGcaacatttgtattatttttct GTATCTTATTGGTATCGACCGGCGTCAAGGCTGAAACAGATTGTCCAGACGTGTGCCCAATGAATTTTCAGCCATTATGCGGAATCAGCTCTACAGGCGAAACAAGGACTTTCGGAAATCGATGTGAAATGGAGACATACAATTGTAGACAACTATTAGGTATACGAAggaaaacaaatttag ACTTTACGAAGAAATCGGATGGTGAATGTGAATGA